One region of Triticum aestivum cultivar Chinese Spring chromosome 6B, IWGSC CS RefSeq v2.1, whole genome shotgun sequence genomic DNA includes:
- the LOC123136881 gene encoding uncharacterized protein, translating into MPHLTSSLAPGAARAPPPWIPASLHHHLLHPTAAAAHAACACLRPPPGTGSAPHPTPPATRAPAPNRWLVGFPGCRWLVLPLATASSPFVHLRHLLKLVLFCLFLEEKRWFFTVLLVYANDVTRFSCLCVCTNDNSAVFACLCGHGCTQRRTTTGKKMIVQLLASSSYSIRENIICPFIFFSGSQKLSHLFLKFFLWNFFFACASSKIIPE; encoded by the exons ATGCCCCACctcacctcctccctcgcccccggcgccgCCCGAGCCCCACCTCCTTGGATCCCAGCatcactccaccaccacctcctacaTCCCACAGCAGCGGCCGCCCATGCCGCCTGCGCGTGCCTCCGTCCTCCTCCAGGCACCGGCAGCGCGCCCCACCCCACGCCGCCTGCCACGCGGGCACCTGCCCCAAACCGCTGGCTCGTTGGCTTTCCAGGCTGCCGCTGGCTTGTTCTTCCTCTGGCCACCGCCAGCTCGCCGTTCGTTCATCTTCGCCACTTACTGAAG CTTGTTCTATTCTGCTTGTTTTTAGAGGAAAAGAGATGGTTCTTCACTGTCTTGCTCGTGTATGCCAATGATGTGACGCGGTTCAGCTGCTTGTGCGTTTGCACTAATGATAATTCAGCCGTGTTTGCTTGTCTATG TGGCCATGGATGCACCCAGCGAAGGACAACGacgggcaaaaaaatgatagtGCAGCTGCTTGCCTCTTCTTCATATTCCATACGAGAAAACATCATTTGCCCCTTTATTTTCTTCA GTGGGTCACAGAAGCTATCACATCTCTTTCTGAAATTTTTTCTCTGGAATTTCTTTTTTGCTTGTGCGTCGAGTAAAATAATACCAGAATGA